One part of the bacterium genome encodes these proteins:
- a CDS encoding DUF4132 domain-containing protein: MESESRMQQEVKEVAEFNCDRETEQILAASKGPHRQIVHGLFESMYFDAQNYNQRRQMLTDAIVELYRLPRKQFDEIIHDLFPHIGAYILASLDDMVDPLDQSSEIQPRPYRLGAHGLKYLTKTERLARSILKLQQMLPDLLPYRSQDIVWFAEHISGVTGLLGYYGYAWMPLASAIDEGDDTGRQVLEILAQSVRGEHPIAEPSHQAYAALMSCNCPEAWDVVEKMLLAAQRQEGLRQTILEQVDLSHPQAFRRMLRLLIEKNMVRFSSVARAVNVWLGLSWDSSATRPLLEAMETLLRCLDDPDALQESLKSENAQEVYFALSALAFDDMGLAIDAAEALIEHENVAHRFAAVVILANCGMIESARRLLKSFDDPDLRVAYIAITSCRVEELQQERTARVRAQFDRWPKAMDCEPILFPFLKLRIERENIAYGLVNVHETDLDTACKYLEAMSPFAAVDLIKKWSEQEQKPKGYRNVLLRFAVGGSDYWVEDVYQILSNLDSPLTEEEWLQLEVPLRRKSANRRKLIFNLLLQQSDEQVLRSAKRLTEGKNAHQRMAGLEILRRLSDEHRSIPECKRIAEEYKQRRTKRTEAEDKQLEAIISEEVPLDSEEAIETCFGLIDPRNLAKPTRPEKNPFDFVTPAAVACVKSLDALVHEHRDTPIKCRYAGEKLLGDRQCFFPYPDHDVPIEEQIDDFQMRDVWETWFLERGEELRDSDGLELLRASLALGIETSRDLPEDANDAIMARKALARELLGPMHNLSLRYDNGVIPCVLEWLLRISRPKKAAQFIIDAGLQVVARCEKAHFDVAELDASTSWGGRRSWGSYLPGNHYIYRMIGPYDEPYQQLDRPVQLRIWNALLWFDSVLRQAKREVYFPPLPIMLYEFCRGNAPEENLISQLIFCKQSRVRRGGGDEGHNLSAFTVRKYPDYAREHEAQIRPVVEKVLDRVLEIELGRGEKETPVSRLVYSLSYIEGVERLIGVLGVLGKTNFERSGDYWGDGKIQAKSFSRLVRAIHPTKEEAEAPKKIVAKLNAAKIPESRLIELAMFAPQWARHVGLALNWKAMEDAVWWFYAHTKDGRYELPHGLRERVGQEVAGRTPLSNADLQDGAVDVSWFAACYKALGKKRWDKLHKAAKYTCSNIGHSRARIFGDALRGELKVDDLIAHVVSKRNQDRLRAIGLVPLPRSKKAAQADVLRRYEFIQEFIRTGRKFGAQRRASEGRAAEIALDNLARTAGYADPLRLRWSMEIEAMSDLREGSKTIARGNASVTLRIDELGEAELLVEKNGKPQKSIPASIKKDPEIVDLCQRKGDLKKQVSRVRRSLEDAMIRADEFVGSELQLLSDHPLLAPMLTSVVFLNEDGRMGWLTAGGKTLCDAAGDEEKIGATDLLRIAHPCDFLASGEWSAWQRDCFVREITQPFKQVFRELYVPTKQEQEEDCTVSTRYAGHQVHPRQAIALLGSRGWVLAQEEGSRRTWFKERLNALLQFEEYFYTPADVEGLTLEGLRFYPRDSWWPKPLTEVPPRVFSETMRDLDLVVSVAHRSGVDPESSESSIEVRAAIVRETAAVLKLDNVRIVERHVIIRGELAEYNVHLGSAEAAVMPGGHLCIIPVHAAHRGRLFLPFVDDDPKCAELVAKVLLLARDKQIKDPSIRQQISGLTS; the protein is encoded by the coding sequence CCGAGCACATCAGCGGCGTCACCGGGCTTCTGGGCTACTATGGCTATGCTTGGATGCCATTGGCATCGGCCATCGATGAAGGAGATGATACGGGCCGCCAGGTGCTCGAGATTCTAGCACAGAGCGTTCGAGGCGAGCACCCGATTGCCGAGCCTTCCCATCAGGCGTATGCGGCTCTCATGTCCTGCAATTGTCCCGAGGCATGGGACGTCGTCGAGAAGATGCTGCTCGCGGCGCAGCGCCAGGAAGGACTGCGACAGACGATTCTCGAGCAAGTCGATCTCAGTCATCCGCAGGCATTTCGTCGGATGTTGCGCCTCTTGATCGAGAAGAACATGGTGCGCTTCAGTTCCGTGGCGCGCGCCGTGAACGTGTGGCTGGGCCTCTCGTGGGATTCATCTGCCACGCGGCCGCTTCTCGAAGCGATGGAGACGTTGCTGCGATGTCTGGACGATCCGGATGCTCTGCAGGAATCATTGAAGTCGGAAAACGCGCAGGAGGTCTACTTCGCGCTGTCGGCGCTGGCTTTTGACGATATGGGACTCGCGATCGATGCGGCGGAGGCATTGATCGAACATGAGAATGTCGCTCACCGATTTGCGGCTGTCGTGATCCTTGCAAACTGCGGGATGATCGAATCGGCGCGTCGGCTTCTGAAGTCATTTGACGATCCGGATCTGCGCGTCGCGTACATTGCGATCACATCCTGCAGAGTTGAAGAACTACAACAGGAACGCACCGCTCGCGTCCGGGCGCAATTCGATCGGTGGCCGAAGGCAATGGATTGCGAGCCGATTCTGTTTCCATTCTTGAAGCTGCGAATTGAGCGAGAGAATATCGCCTATGGTCTTGTCAATGTCCATGAGACCGATCTCGACACGGCCTGCAAGTATCTCGAAGCGATGTCTCCCTTTGCTGCCGTGGACCTCATCAAGAAGTGGTCAGAGCAAGAACAGAAACCCAAAGGCTATCGGAACGTCCTTCTGCGTTTCGCTGTGGGCGGTTCCGACTACTGGGTAGAAGATGTTTATCAGATCCTGAGCAACTTGGATTCGCCTCTGACCGAGGAAGAGTGGCTTCAGCTTGAGGTGCCACTTCGACGCAAGTCGGCCAACCGCCGCAAACTTATCTTCAATCTTCTTCTCCAACAATCCGACGAACAAGTGCTGCGTTCGGCAAAGCGCCTGACAGAAGGCAAGAACGCGCATCAACGAATGGCTGGGCTGGAAATCCTGCGACGCCTTTCCGATGAGCATCGCTCAATCCCCGAATGCAAACGGATCGCCGAGGAGTACAAGCAGCGACGCACAAAAAGAACGGAGGCGGAAGACAAACAACTCGAAGCGATTATCTCCGAGGAAGTGCCTTTGGATTCAGAGGAAGCGATCGAAACCTGCTTCGGCCTGATCGATCCCCGCAATCTCGCCAAGCCGACCCGCCCGGAGAAGAATCCCTTCGATTTCGTGACCCCAGCGGCGGTTGCGTGCGTGAAGTCTCTCGATGCGCTCGTCCACGAGCACCGGGACACGCCCATCAAATGCCGATATGCTGGAGAGAAGCTCCTCGGAGATCGACAGTGCTTCTTTCCATATCCTGATCACGATGTGCCGATTGAGGAGCAGATAGATGACTTCCAAATGCGGGATGTATGGGAAACCTGGTTCCTGGAGCGCGGAGAGGAATTGCGTGATAGCGATGGGCTAGAGCTCTTGCGCGCAAGTCTTGCCCTTGGCATCGAGACTTCGCGAGATCTTCCCGAAGATGCAAATGATGCGATAATGGCAAGAAAGGCACTCGCGAGAGAACTCCTGGGGCCAATGCATAATCTGTCCCTCAGGTACGATAATGGGGTGATTCCCTGCGTACTGGAGTGGCTTCTGCGAATCAGTCGCCCCAAGAAAGCTGCTCAGTTCATCATCGATGCTGGGCTTCAAGTCGTCGCGCGCTGCGAGAAAGCCCACTTTGATGTTGCCGAGCTGGATGCCAGCACATCCTGGGGAGGCCGCAGATCCTGGGGATCGTATTTGCCTGGAAATCACTATATCTACCGAATGATCGGACCCTACGATGAGCCGTACCAGCAACTGGATCGTCCAGTACAACTGAGAATCTGGAATGCACTTCTGTGGTTCGACTCAGTTCTTCGACAGGCAAAGCGCGAAGTGTACTTCCCCCCCCTTCCGATCATGTTGTATGAATTCTGTCGCGGGAACGCACCCGAAGAAAACCTGATCAGCCAACTGATCTTTTGCAAACAGTCAAGAGTCCGTCGGGGCGGAGGCGATGAAGGGCACAATCTGAGCGCATTCACCGTGCGGAAGTACCCGGACTACGCCAGAGAGCACGAAGCACAGATTCGCCCGGTCGTTGAGAAGGTCCTGGATCGAGTGCTGGAGATTGAACTCGGTCGTGGCGAGAAGGAGACGCCCGTTTCGAGACTCGTCTATAGTCTCTCGTATATTGAGGGCGTGGAAAGGCTGATCGGCGTTCTGGGAGTGCTCGGGAAGACGAACTTCGAGCGTTCAGGTGATTATTGGGGCGATGGCAAGATCCAGGCAAAATCATTCAGCCGTCTTGTTCGCGCGATTCATCCCACAAAGGAAGAAGCAGAGGCTCCAAAGAAGATTGTTGCGAAACTGAACGCGGCCAAGATTCCCGAATCACGCCTGATTGAGCTCGCCATGTTTGCGCCGCAATGGGCGAGGCACGTTGGATTAGCTCTGAATTGGAAGGCCATGGAGGATGCCGTCTGGTGGTTCTACGCCCACACGAAGGACGGTCGCTACGAATTGCCGCATGGCTTGAGGGAACGCGTGGGCCAGGAAGTCGCCGGTCGCACGCCGCTTTCCAATGCGGATCTGCAAGATGGGGCGGTCGATGTATCGTGGTTTGCCGCGTGTTACAAGGCGCTCGGCAAGAAGCGCTGGGACAAGTTGCACAAGGCCGCGAAGTACACGTGCTCAAATATCGGGCACTCGCGCGCGAGAATCTTTGGCGATGCCCTTCGGGGCGAGTTGAAGGTCGATGACTTGATCGCACACGTTGTTAGCAAGCGAAACCAAGATCGCCTCCGTGCGATCGGACTGGTTCCGTTGCCGCGAAGCAAGAAGGCCGCACAGGCCGATGTACTAAGGCGCTACGAGTTCATTCAGGAGTTCATTCGCACGGGCCGCAAGTTCGGTGCGCAGCGACGCGCCAGCGAAGGACGAGCGGCCGAGATCGCCCTGGACAACCTGGCGAGAACCGCCGGCTATGCAGATCCACTGCGACTTCGCTGGAGCATGGAAATCGAGGCGATGAGCGATCTGCGCGAGGGTAGCAAGACGATCGCACGCGGGAACGCCTCGGTGACCTTGCGCATCGATGAACTCGGCGAGGCGGAGTTGCTCGTCGAGAAGAATGGTAAGCCGCAGAAGTCGATTCCAGCAAGCATCAAAAAGGACCCGGAAATCGTCGATCTGTGCCAGCGCAAGGGCGATCTGAAGAAACAAGTCTCTCGCGTGCGCCGCTCGTTGGAAGACGCAATGATCCGCGCCGACGAATTCGTCGGCAGTGAGCTTCAATTGCTCTCCGATCACCCGCTGCTTGCTCCGATGCTGACGTCTGTTGTGTTCTTGAACGAGGATGGCCGGATGGGGTGGCTGACAGCAGGGGGGAAGACTTTGTGCGATGCGGCAGGCGATGAGGAGAAGATCGGCGCAACGGATCTGCTTCGCATCGCGCACCCGTGCGACTTCCTGGCTTCGGGCGAGTGGTCTGCCTGGCAGCGTGATTGCTTCGTTCGCGAAATCACCCAGCCCTTCAAGCAAGTCTTCCGCGAGCTGTACGTGCCGACGAAGCAAGAACAGGAAGAGGATTGCACGGTCTCGACGCGCTATGCGGGCCACCAGGTGCATCCTCGCCAGGCGATCGCGCTGCTCGGCAGCCGTGGCTGGGTGCTGGCGCAGGAGGAAGGAAGCCGCCGAACCTGGTTCAAGGAAAGGCTCAATGCGCTTCTGCAGTTCGAGGAATACTTCTACACGCCGGCCGATGTCGAAGGCCTGACTCTGGAGGGACTGCGTTTCTATCCGCGCGACTCCTGGTGGCCCAAGCCATTGACCGAAGTGCCCCCGCGCGTGTTCAGCGAAACGATGCGGGATCTCGACCTTGTGGTCAGCGTCGCTCATCGGAGTGGCGTCGATCCGGAGAGCAGCGAGTCCAGCATCGAGGTTCGTGCGGCGATCGTGCGAGAAACGGCCGCTGTCCTGAAACTTGATAACGTGCGAATCGTCGAGCGTCACGTCATCATCCGGGGCGAGTTGGCGGAATACAACGTACACCTCGGAAGCGCCGAGGCGGCCGTCATGCCGGGCGGGCATCTCTGCATCATCCCGGTACATGCCGCGCACCGGGGGCGGCTGTTCCTTCCGTTTGTGGATGACGATCCGAAGTGCGCCGAATTGGTCGCGAAGGTGCTCCTCCTTGCGCGGGACAAGCAGATCAAGGACCCGAGCATTCGCCAACAGATCAGCGGTTTGACCAGTTGA